The DNA region GCTTCTACTTGGAGTTGTATTCACTGAACTGGCCTTAGTATCGgcaaacaaaaaatctaaaccagTCTCTGTCCCATCAGCTTTGTTCATGTCTTCTGTTAAAGAATGCCTTACACGGGACGAAAGCAAAGGCCTCTCAGGTGTTCTGTAAGGGTCACGGGAGTTAAGAAAGCAACTCGGTGGCGCAGGAGAGTTGGGGTTGCTTAAATAATCTTCTTTCAAGATTTCTCCCATTCTTGAAAGAATCCTGAATGCTAGATTCGCAAGTGTTCGGGAATATGCCTCAAGAACCGCATGACCAATGTCCTGTAATAGAAAAGTATGAGATGTTTCAGGACATGGGAGTAAGAAAGAGATATGAAGATGTAAGTAGTTCTGTTTATGTTTTACCTTGCCATATTGGATCTTTGTGGCATCAAGAAACGAGTGAGGGAGATTAGGGTATTTGGTTTTGATCTGATTTCTAAGCGCTTTAGCTCGGTTCAAGATTGAATCATTGCGACTAATTTCAGACGTTGGATCTTTAGAAAATGACCAAGCTGCTCGTACAGGGGATTTACCGTTGCTGCCTTGTTCTGTAATCTTTTCTTTCCATGCAAATATAGCAGATTCTAACTTGTTAACTGTCTCCAGAGCTGCATGCTCAGTTCCCAGCTTGAGAGATATCAAGATTTCATCTACTGTGGCAGATTCCAAAGCCAACATCTTGTACAGCTCATCACCGAGGCTGTTCTTTCCAGACTGTTACAACACAAGATTTTAGCACATAGTTGTTACACACTACACTGTTTATGATTATTTCAAAGGGATAGTAAAGCTTACTTTGGGTATTGCTTCCTTGATGACATCAGGTACTGGCATTTCAAGAAGAACGTTTTCATTAATGGCTTTTGTAGCTTTGAAGACTTGATATACAACTTTGCCTTTGTCAAGCAATTTCTTCCTTCCTGAGTTAGAGAGCCCTGGTTTGGGAACTTGTGGCGACGGGAGCCACCATCTCTTGCTCTCACTTGTACTCTTGTTCTTCCCCTCAGCTCTACTACCAATCTCAGAATACCAAAACTCTGTGTTCACCATAGAATCTAGTGTCTCCTGCATAGATTACAATGCAAGTTCAACCAGATCAGtacaaagaagaacaagaaaagacaAGATTAACAAAAGAGTAAATAGCCTACAATTAGCATGGAGTCCAATTTCTGAAGAGCTGGGAGATTCATATGAATGTCCGCACGAGCTTTTGGGGTCATTATCTGTTCAAACGAGGATTCAGTTCAGTTTCTTCCTCAGGAGTATAGctactttttaaaaactctGGATAATACCTTTACTGCTTACCTCAAGTGATCTTCCATTGGCATCATTTTGCTTAGAAGGGACTAACTCAATCATGTAGTTAGTTGGAGAAAGTAACCAATCCATTTCCCTTCTCCatttctgcttcttctcctcACACAATGGTTCCAGTTTCCATAGCTCGCCAAAAATAGACGCTGCAAATTTAAGAAACTTAGTAGTCATCCAGAGACATATCACACAAATTAACTTCAGAATATATCAATAGAACAAAAAGCTTAAATTGCTAGTAAAATAGTAGAACATACTAGCAAGATGTGTTACAGCATTTGACAAAGCCAAAGCTACTTGGATACCCTTACATCCCCCTGTGACATCTTCGCCGAGCAACAGCTTAGAAAATCTCTCCTTCATAGCTTCCACATCAAGATGGCAGTAGGCATAGcctggtttcttcttctccttagcATCAAAATGTTGAGACCTTCCAGATAAGCTCAAACCATCGCAACTCTGTTCATCATTCTTCATCGGTAAccatttggaagaaaaagaactGGAGGCATCTTTGCTTGATGAACAGCTAGAAAACGCATCATCATCCAACGAATCAGTAAGGCATCCATCTCCTCGACTTGTTCCACTCTCTTCTTCATATGATTGGTTGTTGATAATACAAGTTTCCAAGCCATCGTATGTAATCATTCCTGAAAAGAAAAGGGTACATTAGCATATACGTTTACCCATCTTTTATACTGTAGACTACAGTGTGGTATAGGACATCAAAACTTGCAGAAGATTTGACAAAGGaaggaaagtaaaaaaaagggGTAAATATTTAAGAACTCTCCACCTCACCCATCTACTTGCTGTCTCACTCTCATCAAATGAGAATCAAGAAAATGGTATCACGGACACGTTATTTATGCAAGCCTAGTGTTCTACAAAGAGAAAACTAATGGTAACAAATGGGAATAAAAGTCGTTGTGTTCCTCGAGTCTTTAATAGCTAAAGTCAAAACTTTTGCTAACCCAAGAAACTTGCTAAACTTGTTTTTTCAAATGCTTCCATTCTCAAATgcaaatgtataaaaaaaaacaatttcgaGTTAGTAGACGCTAGTATCCCCATGTGGTGAAAATTCCAAAAGGACCCACTACgaagactttttaaaaccatTTCTTTCAAATGTTCAAAAGATACTTGTTTAATCAAGCACCAgtgattttgatttaataatggTATCTACTccttgaaaaatgaaaaaaatgaaaaactgacaatttgaaaatatttcaaaggGGATATGTTTAAGTCTTAATAACACCATGTGAAACCAATTAAACTACCTACTCTTGGCCGTTTCTGAATTAAGATAACCTAGAGGACCCTCAACTACTAATACTAAACCCCACATCCTAAGAAACAGGGtttggtttagactttagattgAGGTCAATGAACCATCACGTAAAATGCTCTCGGGTCATATTAAATTGAGGCATTGATGTCTCGTGGGAAAGCTACAGTCTTCACGCCCTTATTTATTACATGAATGACCAGGGTTGGTGTAGGATCCTTTAAGGGTCTAAATATTGGTTGGTCCCATACCACAAAACCTAAACCGGTCACAAGACAATTATAGTGACccattcaatttttatttggaaactAAAACCCTAACAGGTATAGTCTAAATATTCCATATCATTATGCccataaatgaaataaaaagctACAGATTGAGACTTTAAGTAAGTATCATTAGTGTAAATAATACAAGAAGAGAGATTGGTTAAAGTTTGGTAGTACTTACTATCTTGTTCATCGAAATCGATGCTAATCTCCCTCTCTCTACTACAGCAAGCCAACCTTCTTCTCATCAGCATCATCCttccttccttttctttttttgtgattcttcgTTAGACTTTAGACCAAAGAGAACAAAAGCTAATTTCCTTTTGCGTCTTTATTGCCAAAAAACAAGTTTCTCTCCTCCTTAATCAGGTGATATTAAATATACCAACCATCTTCTGTCCCTGCATAATAAATACACATTACAGATTTTTACAGCCTAgtcaatacaaaaataaatttaggaggaggtattggtttaggatttagaaagaattttaatgactttaaaagttaggtaaaatatgttgttattcaatcaaaacttttaaaaaaaatcttgataaatctagtgttattggattaagagttttataaagtcattaaaagttttatgttattcaagtaaaacaaaagaatcttggattattaatgaattcaaattttatgttattggtttaggattttatatcatttccttcataacaaaagtcatgaaaactctttcatcaaatagaaagattttacaagattagaaaaaacaaatcatcaagatttttaaaaacttcctaaacaatctcttagaaccctttatttttaactttcaattttctatgattctaacaatcagcaaaaacataaagtcattaaaattctttctaaatcctaaactaatACCTCCCCCTTAACTCATAAAGGTACGGAAAGCTAACAGCAAAACAAAATGTTAAGAGTGGGTTTATCatcatccaaataaaaaaaaataataaacaatgaTTTTAACAATTGTTCTTGAttactaattactaattacCAAGAATATATCTGCAGACAAGCACAATGCAACCAATGGAACAATGGAAGAAGACAAATCACGCACTCCATTtcagaaatataaaattaatcaagaTACAAAGAGACAAAAAGGAAGGATTTTTTCACTGTACATTGAAGATaaggcaaaacaaaaactgGAACTGAGTTGcagtagtaattttttttttactaatcagCTTTTTAATTTTCTGGAGGGTTTAATTAATACAACTTTTGAGGAAAGGATTAAAAAGGCAGTAATGATGAAAAAGCTTTTTactaaaaaagagagagacgcTTAAGCTACTTAAAAAGGCAACATCTATAATTAGTTTCCCAAATTATTTAACTAATCTCAAAACatctttaattaaaaacataactaaGTACAAAGAGACAAGACCTAAAAACGTAGAACTAATCGCGAGACCTGAGATCGAAATCTAAAGacaggagatgtaagaagattCCTTGTTTGTCAACTATAACCCTAACATGGATTTTGACTGATACTTGTATATAGAACAACAAGACCTGGAACTACACTAAGAAGACCATCAGATAGTTTGTGAAGGAATTTGAACACAAACCTCAAAAATCTACAGAGATTATTCAccagaagaactgaagaagactTGACAGTTGTAATAACTACAGAAACAACCACAATCGTCCGTACAGCAAATATGATGCAATAACTGAGATAAATCCGAAAAAAGAATTGATCGAtccaggaagaagaagaagaagaagaagaacaagtagtaGTAGCAGAGGAatgggtgagagagagagagagctgagaGCACTGAGGACATTTATTGTGGAGGAATATTTTTGTTGacgattgaatttttttttattttattttactgattttgaaatttagagatgctaaaaaaaattataacagcCGTATGATCTTCATTGAGCTGATTATGAATATAGACGGTCACGATTTAACTAAAGGGTTTGATTTgacaagagagaaaataaagtggctgatttacaaattttttaaaaaccaggCCAACGATTGGCGCCGCTGGTgagagacaaaataaaattaataaaaatcttttgaaattcgtgcaaaatgtaaatatttaaataatcacATCAATAAATGTCGTCTACTAGATTCTTTATATCAAAAAGatgaattaaactaaaaccCATGTTTAAAAGATACACTATCATCAtgcaacaaaaatattcaatctCTCACTTGAATAAGAAATACAACAACCATGACAAAACTGGGGATTCCCAAACAAGATgaatcatcaattcatcatcatcagtccTCTTCCATTGGTACTTCAGGAATGTCAAACCTGTCTTCTTTAGCTGGTACTGGGACAAGTGAGTTGCTGTTAAGGAGATCAAATAACATAACTTGGATTTCATAATCCCATATACTAAAAGTAAATTTCATTGAGAATTTAGGAAAGGATATAATTATCCAACATAGGATCTTCTTTCTCTCCACGGTTTCTGCTACCCTTAAGCTCTCTCTGAATCTCAGGAGTTACCTACAATTGACATTGAAAAAGCCGAATAAGTAGTGATCTACAAAACATACTTTTCACTTTTCTAAAGTTAGAAAGCCTTACAAGGTGATGCTTTTGCCTCTGGAGGAGAGTTTGGAGatgttctttgtcttcttttagTAATTCATACTTGTACCTGTACATCGGTTCAAACATGTGTTTACAAATTAATTTCACAGTTTCTATCTGATTTCTCAAACATCTTTtataagaaggagaagattaCCGTTGCACAAAGGTAAGAAGAGACTGGTGCCAAATCACAGGCATAACTCTTATATCATCGACAAATCTCATGAAGTGAGCAACTAATGCGTCAAGTACTCGGTACGGCATACAATATTTCTTCTCCAAAAGAACTTTAACAAAGTAACTGCGTGAAGAAAAGGCTTATCAGGACATTCTTACAACTATTACATTAAATGGGAGAAGGCGATCTCACTATCTGACTTTCTCTGTTATAAAAGTCAATAGAATAGTACACGTTTACCTTGTTGTGCCACAGTAATCCATCTCAGCCAGCTTGTGCAAGGCAACACTGCAATACATGTCAAGAAGTTTATAATATGCAACGAATAATCTGAAGATTGTGGAAGATGTTCTattaatgaaatatttgttACCATACCATGAGTGGAGCATAGGGATCGAACACTTTTCAAGAATGCTCCCTACAATTACAGCTTCTCTGAGATTGCATGTCCCCGACtgaatgaacaaaaaaataccCAAGGAACTAGTAAGAAAACATTCACATTCTGATGATAGATTTCTCAGGAAAACATTACTGTAAAGAGGTTGGTGGATAATTCTGGAAGAGGAATATATATACCTTACAAAGAGGGAATAGTATCCCTTGATTGAAGGCACTAGGCTTGAACAGGGACTTCTTTAAAGACTGGTACAGAGAAAAATGCAGCTTCTTGTGCTTCCTAATATCCTCTCTCACTCGCGGAAGTAAAACATAGTTATAAAACCGTCGAACTTGTGTGTCTTTCAAGTTGGAAGCAAAGATTCTTGTGGCTTGGTACAAAGCGTTAGGTGACCATTTCTCTGGCTCGGTCAAGTATAATATATCCTCCCAGTGTTCCATTGAAGTAATAAGCTTAAATGCCTTGGGAATTTTCCCAACTGTATACTCACTCATAAACTTGCCAACACTGCATTAAGATCATCTCGAAAACATGAGAACCGCTTCAAAAAACTAAGTTGAAAGCTCTATTGATCTTGCGGTGGGaagtagaaagaaacaaaacattacCCTTTATATAATTTAGTAATGGCAGGATCCATTTTAGGATCAGGACGCTCCTCTGCAACAACAAGTTATGAGCTTTACAAATCAGCAAAGAAgtacaaaatcatcaaacaaaagctGCAGAAGCATTAAACACACAAATCTGTATCTACCTTCAGCCAAATCAGCATCACtatctttgattttcttaataatGATATCAGCGAGAGTACGCTGAGGAGGAGCATTCTTATTTAAGAATGACTCAAACAACTTCTCATCTTCCTCATTGATCTCCTCCTGAATCAAGttacatcaaaatatatcaaaaacagaATTAATGAAGCCTCCTAGTTCTAAGCATTTTCAATCTAAAGCCATCCATCCGTGAACTAATGCTAATATAGAATCAATACACTCACTTGTTTATCGAATTGGCTCTGAGTATCAAAGTTTccatcaaattcatcaatatcatctgcttcttcctcctccagcactctcttctcctctcccGCAGTAGCAGCGCCAGCAACAGCAAAAGCGGCGCTGCGAAGGTTTCTCTCGGCGTTCTCTTCATCTGCAACTTCCTTTTGCTGGGCAAGAGCTTGCTTCATGATCTTCGAGCTCATACCAGCTTCAATCAACTGCAATAATCACCAAAACCACAATCAATTAAGCATTCTAAAAGcttgaatttgaaaaaaaatgaggaGACACATGAACGAACGGGAGATGTTTTGATTTACCTTCTCTTGCTTCTGATGGGTTTTAGGAACCTTTGATCGTTTCCTGGAAGAAGCAACGGAGGCGTCATCGGAGATAAAAGGCTGAGTGTTGACAATTCGATCTCGCTTCTTCGCCATTGTTGTTGAAAGAACGAAACGATGTTACCACAGGGCGgcagatgagaaagagaagcaaccgaaagaaaggaaaaaaaaaaacctaaaacctttttgttaaaaccctaattgaaCATCTctgtaaagaaaaaacaaaactttttctgAAGGACAATGTTTTTAGCACCTATGGACCTTGATTCAGCCCATACGGCCCAATTGTTATttagactttgtttttttctctgcaAAAGAAAACCTTCTGAATTTTTAGTCCACTCTATGAAATTGTAATCAAGTCTATGaaatctaattttaatttagtcCACTCTATGAAATTGTAATCAACctcaaccaaacgaacaagcccaATATAACCATCagtcacaactttttttttttttctaaataaaattgataaataatataatacaaatagaAATTCTCGCAATGAGGACCTAAATCTACTcttatattctaaaaaaattagtgactatacaagtttttttgaaaatacaCAAAGGATATAatgcaaattaaatataatttcataagtttGATCTGCATTTCTTACAAATTGAAgataaacttacaaaaaaaaaaagaaaaaaaaaactatttggaGGGGCTCTTTTGCAGAAAACCCTAAGACTCTTTCTAATTATGGTCTTCTTTTCCATTAAAAAATATCAGAAGGTGTGCCATGATCCGTTTCTGAGCAGTGAAAGTGTTATACGACCTATACCTTTATTATATATTGGGTGGATAGATCATGGGTCTTGGATAATAGAACAACT from Camelina sativa cultivar DH55 chromosome 3, Cs, whole genome shotgun sequence includes:
- the LOC104777195 gene encoding rop guanine nucleotide exchange factor 14-like isoform X1, whose translation is MMLMRRRLACCSREREISIDFDEQDRMITYDGLETCIINNQSYEEESGTSRGDGCLTDSLDDDAFSSCSSSKDASSSFSSKWLPMKNDEQSCDGLSLSGRSQHFDAKEKKKPGYAYCHLDVEAMKERFSKLLLGEDVTGGCKGIQVALALSNAVTHLATSIFGELWKLEPLCEEKKQKWRREMDWLLSPTNYMIELVPSKQNDANGRSLEIMTPKARADIHMNLPALQKLDSMLIETLDSMVNTEFWYSEIGSRAEGKNKSTSESKRWWLPSPQVPKPGLSNSGRKKLLDKGKVVYQVFKATKAINENVLLEMPVPDVIKEAIPKSGKNSLGDELYKMLALESATVDEILISLKLGTEHAALETVNKLESAIFAWKEKITEQGSNGKSPVRAAWSFSKDPTSEISRNDSILNRAKALRNQIKTKYPNLPHSFLDATKIQYGKDIGHAVLEAYSRTLANLAFRILSRMGEILKEDYLSNPNSPAPPSCFLNSRDPYRTPERPLLSSRVRHSLTEDMNKADGTETGLDFLFADTKASSVNTTPSRSSRLWCLSKVPSDASP
- the LOC104777195 gene encoding rop guanine nucleotide exchange factor 14-like isoform X2, with the protein product MITYDGLETCIINNQSYEEESGTSRGDGCLTDSLDDDAFSSCSSSKDASSSFSSKWLPMKNDEQSCDGLSLSGRSQHFDAKEKKKPGYAYCHLDVEAMKERFSKLLLGEDVTGGCKGIQVALALSNAVTHLATSIFGELWKLEPLCEEKKQKWRREMDWLLSPTNYMIELVPSKQNDANGRSLEIMTPKARADIHMNLPALQKLDSMLIETLDSMVNTEFWYSEIGSRAEGKNKSTSESKRWWLPSPQVPKPGLSNSGRKKLLDKGKVVYQVFKATKAINENVLLEMPVPDVIKEAIPKSGKNSLGDELYKMLALESATVDEILISLKLGTEHAALETVNKLESAIFAWKEKITEQGSNGKSPVRAAWSFSKDPTSEISRNDSILNRAKALRNQIKTKYPNLPHSFLDATKIQYGKDIGHAVLEAYSRTLANLAFRILSRMGEILKEDYLSNPNSPAPPSCFLNSRDPYRTPERPLLSSRVRHSLTEDMNKADGTETGLDFLFADTKASSVNTTPSRSSRLWCLSKVPSDASP
- the LOC104777196 gene encoding bystin encodes the protein MAKKRDRIVNTQPFISDDASVASSRKRSKVPKTHQKQEKLIEAGMSSKIMKQALAQQKEVADEENAERNLRSAAFAVAGAATAGEEKRVLEEEEADDIDEFDGNFDTQSQFDKQEEINEEDEKLFESFLNKNAPPQRTLADIIIKKIKDSDADLAEEERPDPKMDPAITKLYKGVGKFMSEYTVGKIPKAFKLITSMEHWEDILYLTEPEKWSPNALYQATRIFASNLKDTQVRRFYNYVLLPRVREDIRKHKKLHFSLYQSLKKSLFKPSAFNQGILFPLCKSGTCNLREAVIVGSILEKCSIPMLHSCVALHKLAEMDYCGTTSYFVKVLLEKKYCMPYRVLDALVAHFMRFVDDIRVMPVIWHQSLLTFVQRYKYELLKEDKEHLQTLLQRQKHHLVTPEIQRELKGSRNRGEKEDPMLDNFVPVPAKEDRFDIPEVPMEED